attaattaatgacaCATCCATTATCAGTCAGAAATGCATACAATCACACAATTTGGAGAGAACTGCAGAAacgggttttgttttgttttggtaactGAACATTATGCAGGAGGATATCTTTGATCTAAATACCATTGGCTATTTCATCCATTGGCCAGAAGTTTGTTCCTCCCCAAACTGGAGccaaacacaacagtgaaaacacattttacattttcggATCCTTAATTGCTggaaaataatatgtttttgaaagaaacacCTTAAACACAGCTCTGGGTAAACTCCTGCAGTTAACAGGCTGTAGTGATATTGCTAATGCTACCCTGGCTATGAGCTTTGCTCTGTCCAGTTTTTACCACTGAGAGCGTTTCACTACCTGACTACCTCACATGTCACAGAAACAAGTCAACTCTCTCAGACAATTGCTGTCTGCACGAGCAATACCAGATAAAAAAGCCAAATGCTTGCTGTCCATCGCTTCTTTTAAACACGAGTGAAAACTACCATCACATCTGATGCACAATGAAGTTCCATTTATTTACAACTAAATTCACACAGAACTGCAATTGGTGCCCATAATAATTTCTTTGTAAAGGACCAAGAGTCAGTGGTTTGGTGTAAACTCCAGTTTGACCTGTGTAGCAGGAACAACCTTTGACCACCTGTGGCACATGTTTACCAAGTAAAACCTCAATGAAAGTAAGAGCAATAACAACCTTGCTCCGTCAATGGTTCTGTGTACTTTGTCAATATTCCTGTTAGAAGTTAAGGTACACACTTTACAGGGGCACACTATCCATATGCAAGTGTTTTATTCTTGTTCACTGTGATACTTACtgtcgtctctctctctctcaaaagcaCATATATGCAAAAGATGACTGCTCATTCATCGAGCGCATCCTTCCCGATGGCTATAATGTGTACGAGTCTGAGAAGTACAAGACTGCAGTGAGTCTGAGCAGCGCCAAACAACGACTGCAGGCCAAAGATAGAGGATTGCCTCCCCTATCTCAGTTCTTGCCCATGGTCAGCACCATCCCTGTTGAGCCGATGGACGGTGATATGGAGGACTTTGGGCAAGCGAGTGATCAGGAGCAAGGAGCTTTATCACCCCTGGAAACGGACAGTATGGACCCTTTCGGGAATTTATCTCGCATTTTCATGCAGAGCCCCAGTTTCCACATAAGATAAATACGATTGTCTTAGAGATAATCAGAAAGTAAAACTGAAACTCAGTGGGCCTGCTGCCGTGGGGGAAAAGTGACAATGTTACTGCTCAACAGATTTTGTGATTTAAAACAAGGGGAAACAGATTGTTTACAAAAGTAACATCCTACAATTCATGACCCAAGAGCACGTGTTTAGCCGGCTTCAGACTTATCCACGATGGGCAATCCCCGTCAAGGACTACGAACAGGACTGTGCTTTGAACATCTCAGAATCCACTCCTCGTCCACACCGGCTCAGaagaacatattttaaatgttccttgAGCTTTTCTCTTCTCTAAGGTGAAAAAAAAGCAATCACAGGCACTTGCTCATTCATGTACTATagtaattaagttatttacATAGTTTAGTTGCTACTATATTTATGAACACAAGGTGCAGTTATAGCGCACTTACATACTCTACATTATAGTAGACACTTCTAAATATAGACTGCTGTAGTTTTTCTACCCTCTCGACTTTTGTACTTCATATGGATGTGTT
The genomic region above belongs to Amia ocellicauda isolate fAmiCal2 chromosome 4, fAmiCal2.hap1, whole genome shotgun sequence and contains:
- the fgf19 gene encoding fibroblast growth factor 19, which codes for MRLSVCITISVANLYLALVGHCLPLPDPGPHISNGWGKPVRFRHLYSAHRHGLLSYHLQINQDGRVDGTIAQSPYSLLEIRPVDTGFVVIKGVASSQYLCMEENGKLYGSHIYAKDDCSFIERILPDGYNVYESEKYKTAVSLSSAKQRLQAKDRGLPPLSQFLPMVSTIPVEPMDGDMEDFGQASDQEQGALSPLETDSMDPFGNLSRIFMQSPSFHIR